In Ptychodera flava strain L36383 chromosome 17, AS_Pfla_20210202, whole genome shotgun sequence, one genomic interval encodes:
- the LOC139116619 gene encoding prostatic spermine-binding protein-like — MHVHETYSIIINVEWKTDDSTYNNRDDDSDDDDDDDDDDDDDGGGGDDDDDSGGGDDDDDGSGNDDGSGDDGSGDDDDDDDDDDNNDDDGGGGGSANDDDDDDGGGGSGDDDDDDDDDDGNNGDNDDGDEDEDVKMIMMNI, encoded by the coding sequence ATGCATGTTCATGAAACATATTCAATAATCATAAATGTTGAGTGGAAAACAGATGACAGTACTTACAACAATAGagatgatgacagtgatgatgatgatgatgatgatgatgatgatgatgatgatggtggtggtggtgatgatgatgatgatagtggtggtggtgatgatgatgatgatggtagtgGCAATGATGATGGTAGTGGCGATGATGGTAgtggcgatgatgatgatgatgatgatgatgatgataataatgatgatgatggtggtggtggtggtagtgccaatgatgatgatgatgatgatggtggtggtggtagtggcgatgacgatgatgatgatgatgatgatgacggtaACAATGGTGacaatgatgatggtgatgaggATGAAGATGTGAAGATGATAATGATGaatatttga